Sequence from the Leptospira johnsonii genome:
ATCTTCCCGGAGAAAAAAAGGAAGAATAAACAAACGGCCGACGATTGCCGGCCGTTATTTTTTATACAGCCGCTGCAGCTTGCCTGTTCGCTCTTTCTAGACGCAATAGATTTCCTTCTGCGATAGCTAAGGAATCTATATTATAATCTTGTGAATGTTTGATCCTTTGTTTTTTCAGATCCCCATCTACTTGAGTAAGGGATTTTTCTAACAACATCCCTGCCACGAATCTAGCTGCGATCTCCACGGTTTCGAAAGCGAGTTCGTCTTTTGTAAAACTGTCTCCTATCGATTTGTAAGAATGAACTACTTGTTCCAATTTTTCCCAAAGAGATCTTAGATCTGTAGAAGGAGAAAATTTGGACATTTCTTCTTCTGCGTAAGCCCTTAGATGTCCGCTTGCTGCCATCCCGGAGACCACTCCTCCGATTGCCGCTACGATCTGCAATTGAGTGGTGCCTTCGTAGATTGTGGTGATCCTACTGTCTCTGTAGATCCTTGCCACATCGTAATCTTCGGTGTATCCACTTCCGCCATGGATCTGTATCGCGTCGGATGCAAGAGCCACGCAACCTTCGGAGGCGTAATATTTGCTCATCGGAGTGAATAAGTCTGCGAGTTTTTCCCAACGACGGATAGTCTCGTCTTGGTTTACATCTCTCTCGCTCTTACCTTCTTCTTTGAGCATTCTTTCTTTTTTCCAATGATAGAGATCGATAGTTCTTCCTGTTTCGGAAACTAGACATCTTGTGGCCAAAATTTCCCTTTCCATCTTGTCCAAAATTTTTCGGACTGCAGGGATTTTCTCTATAGGTTTGCCGAATTGTATCCTTTCTGACGCGTATTTTTTTGCTTCGAAATAGGCGGCAGTTCCGATCCCTAAGGATTGGGTTGCGATCGTAAGTCTCGCAGCATTCATCATCCCCATGGAATATTTTACAAGACCGTAACCTGTTTTTCCGATGAGCACTCCTGGAGAATTTTCAAAGACTACTTCGCAAGTAGGTGAACAATGTAATCCCATTTTATGTTCAATCCCTGCTACATGAACGTCTTTTCCCTGTACTAAGAAGAAAGAAAGTCCTCTTGCTCCACTCTCAGGGCTTCCTGTTCTTGCTAACGTAAGAATTACGGAAGGAGAATCCACATAACCGCAGGCATGAGTAATAAAACGTTTTGCCCCGTTAATCCTCCATATCCCATCCGGATCTTGAGTCGCTCTGGTTTGCACATTAGGTAGATCGGAACCGTAATTTGGTTCGGTCAAAGCCATGGCAGCGCTGAACTTTCCTGCGGCGATCTGAGGCAACCATTCGTTGCACATTTCGTCGGAAGCATATCTTTCCATGATCTCGACTATATTAATATTTCCGTATGCTAGACAGAATGCTGCATCTGCTCTGGCAGCTATCTCACACATCATGGATTGTACAGTCGCAGGAAGACCCAAACCTCCGTATTTTCTGGAGATGGAAATAGGCATAAGACCTGCATCCTTTAAGGTTTTATAACATTCTTCTTGTGCTTTTGGGAAGGTGACCTTGCCGTTCTCATATTTTAAACCGGTTTGGTCCATTTCCTTACTACGAGGAGCCACGAAGTCTCCCATAATTTCTCCCAATGCGTCCACGGTAGATTTATAATAATCTATCGCTTCCTGGACACTAGAAGGTGCATATGCATATCTTTCGTCGTTCGTCTGCTTGTATTTGGCGGCGTCATGGAAATCGCCTTCGTATGCTGCTACGATCTCCTTCCAATCTATAAGATTATCAAAATGAGTTTGTAAGTCGGCATTATCCTGGAAATAGTTTCCTTGAATCATTTGTACACTCCCTGTCGCTTAGAGGTATTAGGTGTACTGCTTTATTAAGCTTGTGTCAAGTATTACCCGATCGCTTTGTTTTTGGATTGATAACTTTGGTTTGTAATGCGAACAAAGGAGAAGAACCGAACAGGTGTTTGGAATAATGTTTGAGCTTTACAACTAGAACAATATAATAATTTAACTCATAAAGTAACCTTTTCCGAGAGAAATCGAAGTTTCTGACGAGGAATTGAACCATGTATCGGATCGGATTAGGAATCGGTTTTATATGTTTATTAGGAAGCTTTCTATTAGGGTGCTCCGAATCTGAAGGAGCTCCGAAAGAAAAGAAAGGAGGTAAAATGAAATACGAAGTGCAGAAGTCGGAAGAAGAATGGAAAAAAGTCCTAAGTCCGGAACAATACCGGATCATCAGAGAGAAAGGGACAGAAAGAGCGTTTACCGGAGAATATTATTACAATAAGGAAAAAGGAAAATACCTTTGCGCTGCCTGTGGAGCCGAGTTATTTAATTCGGACACTAAGTATGAATCCGGAAGCGGCTGGCCTTCTTTTTATAAACCTACAGCGGACAAGTCGGTCCAGTCTGAAACGGACACAAGCCTTGGAATGACGCGCACGGAAGTTCTTTGCGCCAGATGCGGCGGACATTTGGGACATGTGTTCCCCGACGGTCCTGAACCGACCGGGCTAAGATACTGCATCAATTCAGCTTCTTTGAAGTTTAAAAAAGACTAATATTCAAAGGAAAGAATGGCTTCTACTCAAGATCGGTTAGGCGAAATATTCCGAAACCTACATTCTCAAGATATTTTTGTAATGCCTAACGCATGGGATGCCGGAAGCGCTCGTATGTTAGCAGGTGCGGGATATTCTGCGATAGGAACTACGAGTGCCGGTATCGCTTTTGCGGCCGGATTGCCTTTTTATACCAGGGATAGGAGATCCTAAAACGATTGGCACATTAGTAAATTCTATCAATGGTCCATTGAATGTTGTAATGGGTTTAAGTCATAACCAACTCACCGTTGAACAATTAAGATCTCTTGGGGTTCGAAGAATTAGCATAGGCGGAAGTCTCGCTCGAGCCTGTTTTCATCTGATCCGTCAGGCTGCGCTTGAAATTATGAACTCAGGCACTTTTACCTATGCGGATCATCAGTATTCTCAAAAAGAATTATGCGATTTTTTTGCGGAATACGAGGCTAAAACAAAATGACATTCTTCCACTTTTCACAGAGTAGAAGGACATAAAATTCTGTTTGCGCCTCGGGGCTGAGAATGGATTCTACCGTAGGGCGGGATTTTCGCCCGCGGCAGAAACCGAATGAAGAGAGACCATCTTACTTACCTTCCTGAAAAAGGGAATATCCGTCCCGTATTCGTACAACATTTAGCTGAGATCTATCACCATATATATTATTTTTTCTGTCATATCCTGGGGATCTTTATAGAACTTCCGGACCATACCGAAGGATACAAGCGACCTATCGTATGTGTTTCCGGATTTTTAGGAAGAGGTCTGACCTGGTCGGCGATGCGTAAACATCTAATCTCTCTTGGACATCCTGTGTATGTAGTCCCTCTTGGTTTCCAAACAGGAAACATCCGTAAAAAAAGTAAGATACTGGAGAATTTCCTAATAGAGAAGGATATCAAAGACTGTTATTTGATCTGCCATTCCATGGGTGGATTGATCGCTGCAGGTTTAACTTATAAAGGACGAGACAGGGTCCGAAAAATTTTCGTCGTAGGTTCTCCTATGAATGGAACTTATATGGCTTACCTTGCTCCAATCTTTCCTTGCACCTGGCAAATGATGCCTGGATCAAAATTAGTGAAGGAAGTTGTAGAAACTTATTCAAAATTTCATAATGTACAAGCGGTGTTTACAAAAGGAGAAGGTATAGTCCGTCCTTGGGAAAGCGCTACCCTGGGCCATTTTGACGATGTTGAGATCCCTGAATATGGACATCTGAATTTATATTTAGGACCTCTAGGAATAGAGTGTATTGGCTCCTTGGTCACTTCCGAAGAGAAGAAGGATCCACTTCCTATCAAACAAAAACCGGCTGCTAAGGAAGATATTAAGAAGGACGTTGTCACTTCTGCTTCCAAAAAAGCTTCTCCTAAAAAACCGGCGACTAAGAAAGCGAGTCCTGCTAAAAAGAAAACGACTAAGCCAGTTCCTAAAAAAGCAAAACCTAAAAAGAAACGTTAGACTCCTTTATTGTTTCGGTGGGAAGTACGTAAGAGATTTTCCGCCGGAGTCCCATTTCCTTGTTCCGGCTCCCCAAACAGTAATCGAATTTTTTTCAGAAGTGAAACTTGTTGTCCCATCCGGGAACACATTCACCTGGTATTTAGGAGTCTCCAGTCGATACGTTCCATTCTTAAAAAGGAAAACTCTTTCCTTTCTAGGAGATTGAAACACACCTTCTGCTTTCCCTATCAGCGATTCTATCTTCAACGAAAAAGGAACTCGAATATCTGGAATGGAAGAAGGATCGGTAATATTCGTTAACTCAGCAATTTCTTCCGTATTGAAAGAAGAAGCTTCCGAGGAAGTAAAAGGTAAAGTGATAGTTCCGACGATTTCCCATTCCAAAAATTTTGTCGGAAGATCTTTGGTTTCCGAATCTAAATAACTTAACAGATCCGATTGCAATTTAGAAACATTCGAATTGAGCACGGATCTTAATGCGGAATCTATACTTTCTCCTTCACAAGTTTTATCCCAAAGATCTTTGATCTTAGAAATCCCGTATTTTCGGGAGATAAAGTCCATTGCAAGAAATCCAGCAAGATAAGGATCCGATCTTTCCAACTGCAATTTGTTCTTTTTGAGAATAAAGTTTTCATAATATTCTCTATATTTGGTTCCTTTATATTTTGGCCACCCGTATTGTGCAATAAATTCGGCGTGACCTTCTACAAGCCAGGCAGGTTGAACAATGGGGGGTTGGTTTTTTCCAGTTCGGATCGCGCCACATCTGATCTGCTGCATATGATGAGTGATCTCATGATAGATCATATGAGTAGGTTGGGTAGAATATTGATGTCTTCTGATCTCCGGATCTGCATCTTCCGGTATCATATCCTTTTCAGAACTTGGATCGCAGAAACTGATCCCGTAAATCCCACCTCTACCACCACTGCAAGCAATCCCGGCTAGATTATTAAATTCTCTGAACGATTTCGCATCTTGGAAAAAAGCTACCAGGATCTTAGAAGAAGGGACCAGATCGAAATCATTCTCCGCTTTTTTGAAAAAATCTTTCGTAGTTTTAGATTCCGTAAACGCATGTACGAAAAGTGAATTTTTAGGTTCGAACTCGAAATAAAAACGATCTTTCTGTTCTGATAGTTTTCCGTATCTTCCTGGTTTCGTAAATCGGAAGAATTTTTTCTCCGAAGTATTCTCATACAGGTATTCCAGTTTGCCCGACACAGTATAAAAAGAAACTGTGATCTGAGATTTGTCGGGAAAGGTTAGCACTTGCTCCGATTGGCAGTTCGGGCATTTTTTAGGAAAGGAATAGATCTTAACTCCTTCTTTTTCTAATCCCCATTCTTCAGAGGATCTATGCATAAAACTAGTGCCGTCTTTTAGATCCCATTTATAAACTCCGGGACTCCACTGATAAACAGTTCCTCCATCCGGCCCTGTGTAGTACCCGACTGTATTCGGAATTTTTAATTCAAAATCTTTACCATTCGGAAAAGTAAATTTATCCAATTCTTCCCAGTTAGAAGGAGCGGTTTTCCAATTCGATAGAATAAACTTAGGAGAATTGGAACCGTTTAGCAAATCCACTTTAGGAGTTTGGACTTGTGCGTGAAACGAGGAGGTAAAAATCAGAGTGTAAACTAGGATCTGAAAAATTCTTAGTCTCAATGTATTTCTCCCGATTTATCTAAGAAGAGACGAAATAAACTAAGACTGGTCTTCCGATAAAACGATCAAAGAATCGGATTCATGCAGGGAAAAATATTCAGACTTATCCGGGATCAAATACACTCCATAACCTTTGGATTCATCCGTTTCTTCCGAAACGATCCTGATCCCAAAACAGGTTTCCTTTCTTTGTTGGGCAGCATACATACAATCAGCAAAGTTCACACGTTTTGGAAAATCCTCGAAATATAAAAATGCGGGTTTGAGATAGATCTCGCTTCCTTCCGGATCGAATAAACTTTCATATACTCTCATTACATCCGGTTCTTGGGAAACTTGCGCCATCATTTTGGAAACGAATTGGTTCGAGATCAAAAAGTCTTTTACGCCAGTTTCTAAAACTAATTCCGTATTTTCGGAATTCATGATCTCGGTAATAAGTTGGGTCTCAGCTTTTTTACCGCCTGATCGGTGTTTCTTCTTAAAGTATTGTCGGAACCTCAACAAAAGAGAAATGGTCCTTGCGTCTACTTCCTCGATGTTCTCCTTCTCCTCGGCCAGGAATATTACGGAATCATACTGTTCAGGAGAAAGTTTCTCCAAAATACCTTCTTGGGAAAGATTTGCGATCAAGGATCTAAGCTTGATCTGAGGATATTTTCTCTTGAGTTTTGCAAGAGTAGTTTTGATCTCTTCGTTGGATTCGTTTATTAAAAGATCAATTTGAGAGTCTGGAGAGGAAAATTTTGCATATTCGTCCACGATGATCTTACTTTTGGAATTCCAACCAATGATCAATTGTTTGTCGATCGGCCGTGAAAGAGTAGTATTCGGATAAGAAAGCGCAGCAGTCACAACCAAGGGCTTCTCGTCGAATTTGATCTTAGAATCGTCTTCTGCAAGAATGATTGCATCTTCTTCATTCTCCGGTAAATATTCAGGATCCGGATTTAAAATAATCTGCCCGCTGGTCTTTCTAAAACCTAAGGGGACAGATTCCTTAAATCTAAACGAAATTTCGGAATAGTTTAAGCCTCTCCAACCGTTCTTAGGTTTATAAAAATAGATCTCATTTCCTTCGAAACCGACCAAATTGGAATACACAATCGCAAGACCGGAAGTTCTGGAAGTTTGAACAAGCAATTTAGAAAGAATACTTCTTTCGTCCATAACCTGGACTGATTCGGAGAGGTCAGAAGCAATATTCCGATTTTCTAATCCATGAAGTTCTGCAACGATAGGAGGAAGACCGGACTCTCCCTTTAAAGCTACGAGTGCCATAATGGACTTTAATACTTTTGCATCTCCTATGGATTTACCTTCTTCAGATTCCTCCGAACCTGAAGGATTGAGTATGATGATACTTTTTGCTTTGGATGCATTCACTTTTTTTAATGAATGAAGATGAGAAGGTAGTCCGGACCTCGTGATAATTTTTGTGGTCTTTGTATCCTCCAGATTTTCGGAAAGAAAATCATCCATTTCTTCCTTGTCTTGGTCCGCAAGTATAACCGCGGCCTTTCCGGATTCGGAAGAGTTTGCTTCGATCAATTCTCTTAATATTTCAATGGTCCTTATTCCAAAACCCAAGATCAATGTATGATCCGTTTCTAAAACCTCACTTTTACCTTTTCTGAGTTCTTGTATCTTTTGATCGAATTGGTTTGTTATGAATGCAACTAAACTGGAGAATAGGACTAAACCTGAAAATACGCTTAAGATCCCTACGAATTTATTGAACCAGTTGGATTCTCCATCCTCTGCAACTGCTCCTGCATCTGAGATCTGTAAAAATACTCTCCATAAAAAATCGCCAGACTCTTTGATGGATTCATCCGGAAAGACGAATGCCCCGGAGATCCGTAGTAAGGATAAGAGTACGAACGCTCCTAAGAAAAGGGTCATCAGAGCTACGAAGACGGAACCTCCTCCCCTAGACATAAAATTATCGAAATGGTAACGGAGCTTTTTGAAAATGCCTAGTTTCTCTTTCATGAGGGACGAAGATTAGTTATAGAACCGCCTATTTCAAATCTAAAATCCTAAAGCTGGAAATTTATTTTTGAACAGACTTTTATAATCGATCTAAATCCCAATATTTCTAAAACCGGATCTGAGATTTTGACCGACAAAATTCAAGGATTCTGAAATACTCGGTCGATTAGATTATGACTCGAACCCTGTTCTTTTTTCTGAGTAGTTTATTCTTTCTGCTCACTTGTAATTCTCCCCAAGTAACCGCATATCAGGAGCATAGTGAGCACCATGAATTTATAGGGAGTTGTTTGGATTTTTTGGCCGGGAACGACTCTTTTGTTCCTTTGACGGATGCGGTCGCCTTGGAGGAATTACGACATTCTGCCGAAGAGCACGCCTCTAATAGTGTGATTATCGGGGACCTATATTATGATCTGAACCAGAAGGAAGGAAAACATTTTTATCTGCAAAGCGATGACTCTATCGCTTACTATCGTCCTCAAGCGGTTGTGCTTGGAGGATGGGAGATGATCCAGCATCTATGTGCTCGTCACATTCGACACGAAATAGAAAGAGGGTTTGCAAGATCTTCTTCCATCGTAAGAAAGGATCTAGCGTCCATCAAAGAGGCAGAAACTCTTGCCGAAAAAAACCTGATCATCTATTTGAAATTCGCTGAGGCTTCCAAAGGGAAACCGAGTCATATTAGAAATTTCCTTTTTATTCCAGTCTCTAGATTTTTGAAGAAGGGAGGGGGGATCTATTTTCCTTCCTGCAATTTGATGGATAAGATGAAGGATCCTATTTTGTACGGATTACAAAGTGCTAAAAGAAATCCGGAAACTATGACTGCTTGGACTCAGATGATGTTAGCTGTTACAAATTTTTCTGCTACGCATATGCAAGATTGTAGGGTAAGTGCAGAAAGTCCTTTAAAACTTTTACAGGCAGAAAAAACGGAATTAAGAGATGTGATCGAAGAGCCCCAAAAAACCAAATCGGCATCCAAGATCAAATTTGGATCCAAAGCTCGGAAATAAATACGATTTATTTCGCAGTATATTCTTCGAAAATTTCCCTAAGGCTATCTTCCATTTCTCGGATATAACGCAGATCTTTGGTCATTCTCCAGAGAGTGATGGAGCCATGATACGCCATTAACACTCTTCTGGAAACATACTGTATATCCATCGTTCTGGAAAATTGTCCGGAAGCAACTGCGCGGCTGAGATAATCTCGGATCATCTTAGTCCATTTTTCGGCGATACCTTTTAGAAATTCGGTATATTCAGGATCCGCATCCATAACTTGATTTGCAAAACCAGCAAACGGATCTCCGAAAAATTCATGATGGCGGATCTGTCTTTCTTTTAAGATCACCCAAGCTCTTAAAAATTCTTGGACTTCAGGATATCTTTCCATGAGAGAACCAAGATCGGAAAGAGTCTTTTCTTCCTGACGAGCAAGGTAAGCGATCCCAAGTTCTTTTTTAGAAGGAAAATGATCGTAAAGACTAGCAGCCACTGACCCGGATTCTTGGATAATCTGTCTCATTCCGGTATTGGAAAATCCCTGTTTGTAGAAAAGATCTGTCGCAGTATCCAGAATTCTTTCTCGGACACTGGCCCCGGAATCTCTTTTTTTTCTTTGAGCGGTCATGTGCTTAAATACGTTATTTTTTCAGTATTGCCCTAAAAACCTCGTTTCGTCAATAGAATTTGGGTTTAGCGTATAAAAAACCAGAACGAACGTTCTGTATTTTTTTATTGCCCCGATTTCCTAGGGGTCTAAGCTAGTGTCAGGACGGTTCAAAATGTCTGTTACGGAAAAAGAACAAGTCAGAACCAGATTTTCGGATCTAGATACACAAAGACACACTACTAGCAGGACTTATGAAGACTCTTGCCTAGGGGACAGGTATCGTATCCTAGAAGAAGCGGGCTATTCTTGGAAAAGAATGATCGAAGAATCAGTTCGATTACAAACCGTCGGGGGTGATATTCGTTTTCTTGCCCAACAAATGGAAAACACTGAATTATCCATACGCACTAGTTATCGCTCCGGCCAAGATGGCCTATTAACATTTTCTCAAGAAGTTTTGGATCCGAACGGAAAAGTTGCAGCAGAGATCAAAACATTAGCAAGAACTGAGAAGGACGGAAAACCTTTCCAACTCATCGCGGCCGAAGCTACTTCCGAAGAACTGATCTCTTCTTTCGAATCTATACCTTCTTTTTCCGGATCTTGCGAGCGCACACTTGCAGAGAGAGATCTATTTTATTGCGAAAGAAATCCATTCGGCGACTACAACCCTTCTCACTATTGGAGATTATTGGAAGAAGGTCGCTGGAATTTTACTGCAGAATGTGGACTGAGCCTGGAAGATCTGGTCGCAATGGACACCACACTTTTCTATATGGGTGGAAAGATCCGTTATCGTAAACCTCTCGCCGCGGGCAGAAGAGCGAAGATACAAACCTGGATTCATAGTTTTGATAAGATCTGGAGCCGTATGAGACAAGAGGTCAGCGACTCCGAAACTGGAGAGATTCTGGCGGAATCCATGGATGATCTACTCGTAGTATCCGTAAGCAAATCTAGACCTAAAAAACCTGGAGAGGATTTGTTGAAAGTATTCGCAAGAGTCACCGAATTCCCTGAAGGAGGCTCTAAATGAAATATTATCTTATTCTAATGAACGTACCAAATAAAAGGTCTGGAGAAAGACAATGAAACTCGATAAAAAATTGGCGATTTGTACGCCAAGAAGAACTCCCTTCGCTCAGATTGCGAAAGCTTTAGGACCCTATCCTGGCCATCACTTAGGTCGTATAGTGGCTGAAGACATCATTGCAAAGAGTGGAGTTAAAAAAGATCAAATCGACGGGATCGTGGTCGGAGAAGGATTCTCTAACGCACCGAACTCTGCGAGAGTGATCGCTAACTTGATCGGACTCAGAGACGAAGTTCCTTCGATCACAGTTTCCAATAACTGTGTATCCGGGATCGAAGCTCTTTCCGAAGCAGCTCGCCGTATTATTCTTGGAGAAGGGGAACTTTTCCTAGTAATCGGAGAAGAGTCCCAAACTTCTATGCCTTTCGTAGTGAAAAACGCAAGATTGAACAAGAAAGCAGGATCTTTGGATAAACTGAAAAAACTTCTTCCTGATAATCTTCCTGAAGGTGTTGAACTTAGAGACACTCTGGAAGACGGACTTGGCGACGGAGAAACTTCTTACGGAATGCAAGTAACTGCTGAGATCCTTGCTCAGAACTACGAACTTTCTAGAGAGATCACTGATAAATTAGCTTTCGAATCTTTCAAAAGAGCATTAGAAGCTTCTAAAGCAGGAAAATACGCTCCATTCATCATTCCGATGAAAGACGAAGATGGAACCGAACTTACTATCGATGAGGCAGTTGGACTTCGTGAAGGACTTGTTGAAAACCCAAGCCG
This genomic interval carries:
- a CDS encoding acyl-CoA dehydrogenase family protein, which encodes MIQGNYFQDNADLQTHFDNLIDWKEIVAAYEGDFHDAAKYKQTNDERYAYAPSSVQEAIDYYKSTVDALGEIMGDFVAPRSKEMDQTGLKYENGKVTFPKAQEECYKTLKDAGLMPISISRKYGGLGLPATVQSMMCEIAARADAAFCLAYGNINIVEIMERYASDEMCNEWLPQIAAGKFSAAMALTEPNYGSDLPNVQTRATQDPDGIWRINGAKRFITHACGYVDSPSVILTLARTGSPESGARGLSFFLVQGKDVHVAGIEHKMGLHCSPTCEVVFENSPGVLIGKTGYGLVKYSMGMMNAARLTIATQSLGIGTAAYFEAKKYASERIQFGKPIEKIPAVRKILDKMEREILATRCLVSETGRTIDLYHWKKERMLKEEGKSERDVNQDETIRRWEKLADLFTPMSKYYASEGCVALASDAIQIHGGSGYTEDYDVARIYRDSRITTIYEGTTQLQIVAAIGGVVSGMAASGHLRAYAEEEMSKFSPSTDLRSLWEKLEQVVHSYKSIGDSFTKDELAFETVEIAARFVAGMLLEKSLTQVDGDLKKQRIKHSQDYNIDSLAIAEGNLLRLERANRQAAAAV
- the msrB gene encoding peptide-methionine (R)-S-oxide reductase MsrB, which produces MKYEVQKSEEEWKKVLSPEQYRIIREKGTERAFTGEYYYNKEKGKYLCAACGAELFNSDTKYESGSGWPSFYKPTADKSVQSETDTSLGMTRTEVLCARCGGHLGHVFPDGPEPTGLRYCINSASLKFKKD
- a CDS encoding isocitrate lyase/phosphoenolpyruvate mutase family protein; this encodes MASTQDRLGEIFRNLHSQDIFVMPNAWDAGSARMLAGAGYSAIGTTSAGIAFAAGLPFYTRDRRS
- a CDS encoding isocitrate lyase/phosphoenolpyruvate mutase family protein — translated: MRPDCLFIPGIGDPKTIGTLVNSINGPLNVVMGLSHNQLTVEQLRSLGVRRISIGGSLARACFHLIRQAALEIMNSGTFTYADHQYSQKELCDFFAEYEAKTK
- a CDS encoding esterase/lipase family protein, with the protein product MKRDHLTYLPEKGNIRPVFVQHLAEIYHHIYYFFCHILGIFIELPDHTEGYKRPIVCVSGFLGRGLTWSAMRKHLISLGHPVYVVPLGFQTGNIRKKSKILENFLIEKDIKDCYLICHSMGGLIAAGLTYKGRDRVRKIFVVGSPMNGTYMAYLAPIFPCTWQMMPGSKLVKEVVETYSKFHNVQAVFTKGEGIVRPWESATLGHFDDVEIPEYGHLNLYLGPLGIECIGSLVTSEEKKDPLPIKQKPAAKEDIKKDVVTSASKKASPKKPATKKASPAKKKTTKPVPKKAKPKKKR
- a CDS encoding DUF6055 domain-containing protein gives rise to the protein MRLRIFQILVYTLIFTSSFHAQVQTPKVDLLNGSNSPKFILSNWKTAPSNWEELDKFTFPNGKDFELKIPNTVGYYTGPDGGTVYQWSPGVYKWDLKDGTSFMHRSSEEWGLEKEGVKIYSFPKKCPNCQSEQVLTFPDKSQITVSFYTVSGKLEYLYENTSEKKFFRFTKPGRYGKLSEQKDRFYFEFEPKNSLFVHAFTESKTTKDFFKKAENDFDLVPSSKILVAFFQDAKSFREFNNLAGIACSGGRGGIYGISFCDPSSEKDMIPEDADPEIRRHQYSTQPTHMIYHEITHHMQQIRCGAIRTGKNQPPIVQPAWLVEGHAEFIAQYGWPKYKGTKYREYYENFILKKNKLQLERSDPYLAGFLAMDFISRKYGISKIKDLWDKTCEGESIDSALRSVLNSNVSKLQSDLLSYLDSETKDLPTKFLEWEIVGTITLPFTSSEASSFNTEEIAELTNITDPSSIPDIRVPFSLKIESLIGKAEGVFQSPRKERVFLFKNGTYRLETPKYQVNVFPDGTTSFTSEKNSITVWGAGTRKWDSGGKSLTYFPPKQ
- a CDS encoding CASTOR/POLLUX-related putative ion channel, yielding MSRGGGSVFVALMTLFLGAFVLLSLLRISGAFVFPDESIKESGDFLWRVFLQISDAGAVAEDGESNWFNKFVGILSVFSGLVLFSSLVAFITNQFDQKIQELRKGKSEVLETDHTLILGFGIRTIEILRELIEANSSESGKAAVILADQDKEEMDDFLSENLEDTKTTKIITRSGLPSHLHSLKKVNASKAKSIIILNPSGSEESEEGKSIGDAKVLKSIMALVALKGESGLPPIVAELHGLENRNIASDLSESVQVMDERSILSKLLVQTSRTSGLAIVYSNLVGFEGNEIYFYKPKNGWRGLNYSEISFRFKESVPLGFRKTSGQIILNPDPEYLPENEEDAIILAEDDSKIKFDEKPLVVTAALSYPNTTLSRPIDKQLIIGWNSKSKIIVDEYAKFSSPDSQIDLLINESNEEIKTTLAKLKRKYPQIKLRSLIANLSQEGILEKLSPEQYDSVIFLAEEKENIEEVDARTISLLLRFRQYFKKKHRSGGKKAETQLITEIMNSENTELVLETGVKDFLISNQFVSKMMAQVSQEPDVMRVYESLFDPEGSEIYLKPAFLYFEDFPKRVNFADCMYAAQQRKETCFGIRIVSEETDESKGYGVYLIPDKSEYFSLHESDSLIVLSEDQS
- a CDS encoding TetR/AcrR family transcriptional regulator codes for the protein MTAQRKKRDSGASVRERILDTATDLFYKQGFSNTGMRQIIQESGSVAASLYDHFPSKKELGIAYLARQEEKTLSDLGSLMERYPEVQEFLRAWVILKERQIRHHEFFGDPFAGFANQVMDADPEYTEFLKGIAEKWTKMIRDYLSRAVASGQFSRTMDIQYVSRRVLMAYHGSITLWRMTKDLRYIREMEDSLREIFEEYTAK
- a CDS encoding thioesterase family protein, with amino-acid sequence MSVTEKEQVRTRFSDLDTQRHTTSRTYEDSCLGDRYRILEEAGYSWKRMIEESVRLQTVGGDIRFLAQQMENTELSIRTSYRSGQDGLLTFSQEVLDPNGKVAAEIKTLARTEKDGKPFQLIAAEATSEELISSFESIPSFSGSCERTLAERDLFYCERNPFGDYNPSHYWRLLEEGRWNFTAECGLSLEDLVAMDTTLFYMGGKIRYRKPLAAGRRAKIQTWIHSFDKIWSRMRQEVSDSETGEILAESMDDLLVVSVSKSRPKKPGEDLLKVFARVTEFPEGGSK
- a CDS encoding thiolase family protein translates to MKLDKKLAICTPRRTPFAQIAKALGPYPGHHLGRIVAEDIIAKSGVKKDQIDGIVVGEGFSNAPNSARVIANLIGLRDEVPSITVSNNCVSGIEALSEAARRIILGEGELFLVIGEESQTSMPFVVKNARLNKKAGSLDKLKKLLPDNLPEGVELRDTLEDGLGDGETSYGMQVTAEILAQNYELSREITDKLAFESFKRALEASKAGKYAPFIIPMKDEDGTELTIDEAVGLREGLVENPSRMGRAMLLFENPQMKFDEFKTKYSKYLKKSHGPTVSIFNASPRSDGAAGVILTTVEKAKALGLKIEAVLSGWKMYGVDPNLMGIGQAYATEALLKDTGVKIEDVDYVEIHEAFAATAVAALVQIEKDTGWKWEQKFDEKKINPNGGSIAIGHPFGATGIRLVSNAIMDLQEDPKAKKVVLTACAHGGIAGAMLIERFEG